One Struthio camelus isolate bStrCam1 chromosome 28, bStrCam1.hap1, whole genome shotgun sequence genomic region harbors:
- the LOC138062526 gene encoding glycoprotein-N-acetylgalactosamine 3-beta-galactosyltransferase 1-B-like, protein MSPYAGLCRERAGQGGRAGLPPPRTWAGSDPPGDGSGRDGSAGRRQVPWFPLGFAVGLALGGVLLRSLHREPVHSDPLPSILGPHHRLPPSTVDSSVAEALYERVRVLCWVMTGPRNLETKARHVRATWTRHCNVALFMSSERDERFPAVGLPVREGRDQLYWKTIRAFQYVHRHHLDRADWFLKADDDTFAVVANLRWLLAAYSPERPIYFGKRFRPFVRQGYMSGGAGYVLSKEALRRFVAAFGAGTCTHTSAVEDLALGQCLEKLGVEAGDSRDTQGRETFHPFPPESHLTKPLSHDRAYSQYSYYPVRWAAASCSDLAVSFHYVSGEQMYVLEYLTHRLRPYGYRPRYRPPVNRTAAPAPPP, encoded by the exons ATGAGCCCAT acGCAGGGCTGTgccgggagcgggcagggcaggggggccgggccgggctgcccccgccccgcaccTGGGCAGGATCGGACCCGCCCGGCGACGGCAGCGGACGGGACGGAAGTGCGGGGCGGCGGCAG GTGCCCTGGTTCCCCCTGGGCTTtgccgtggggctggccctggggggggtcctgctgCGTAGCCTGCACCGGGAGCCAGTGCACTCGGACCCCCTCCCCAGCATCCTCGGCCCCCACCACCGCCTGCCGCCCAGCACAG TGGACAGCAGCGTGGCGGAGGCGCTCTACGAGCGGGTGCGCGTCCTGTGCTGGGTGATGACGGGACCTCGCAACCTGGAGACCAAGGCCCGGCACGTGCGGGCCACGTGGACCCGCCACTGCAACGTGGCCCTCTTCATGAGCTCGGAGCGGGACGAGCGCTTcccggccgtggggctgcccgTCCGCGAGGGCCGCGACCAGCTCTACTGGAAGACCATCCGCGCTTTCCAGTACGTGCACCGGCACCACCTGGACCGAGCCGACTGGTTCCTCAAGGCCGACGACGACACCTTCGCGGTGGTGGCCAACCTGCGCTGGCTGCTGGCCGCCTACAGCCCCGAGCGCCCCATCTACTTCGGCAAGCGCTTCCGGCCCTTCGTGCGGCAGGGCTACATGAGCGGCGGCGCGGGCTACGTGCTCAGCAAGGAGGCCCTGCGGCGCTTCGTGGCCGCCTTCGGCGCCGGCACGTGCACCCACACCAGCGCGGTGGAGGACCTGGCGCTGGGCCAGTGCCTGGAGAAGCTGGGGGTGGAGGCGGGCGACTCGCGCGACACCCAGGGCCGCGAGACCTTCCACCCCTTCCCACCCGAGTCCCACCTCACCAAGCCGCTGTCCCACGACCGTGCCTACTCGCAGTACTCCTACTACCCCGTGCGCTGG GCAGCGGCGAGCTGCTCGGACCTGGCCGTGTCCTTCCACTACGTGAGCGGGGAGCAGATGTACGTGCTGGAGTACCTCACCCACCGCCTGCGCCCCTACGGCTACCGGCCCCGCTACCGCCCGCCTGTCAACCGCaccgctgcccccgcgcccccgccctgA
- the LOC138062556 gene encoding glycoprotein-N-acetylgalactosamine 3-beta-galactosyltransferase 1-B-like, whose product MAPGLKIPWLAFHGGVFVGFTATFYLLHGVLLPVARRADRAGEDTTAGDPPAGLSGATRPRSAGEDSSVAEALYERVRVLCWVMTGPRNLETKARHVRATWTRHCNVALFMSSERDERFPAVGLPVREGRDQLYWKTIRAFQYVHRHHLDRADWFLKADDDTFAVVANLRWLLAAYSPERPIYFGKRFRPFVRQGYMSGGAGYVLSKEALRRFVAAFGAGACTHTSAVEDLALGQCLEKLGVEAGDSRDTQGRETFHPFPPESHLTQKFSKSFWYWNYCYYPIMEGPQCCSDLAVSFHYVSGEQMYVLEYLTHRLRPYGYRPRYRLPLPPTPAPQPPVSPNATLP is encoded by the exons ATGGCGCCGGGCCTGAAGATCCCGTGGTTGGCCTTCCACGGCGGCGTCTTCGTGGGCTTCACCGCCACCTTCTACCTCCTCCACGGCGTCCTGCTGCCGGTGGCGCGCCGAGCGGACCGGGCAGGCGAGGACACCACGGCGGGCGACCCGCCGGCTGGGCTGTCCGGCGCCACCCGGCCACGCTCCGCAG GGGAGGACAGCAGCGTGGCGGAGGCGCTCTACGAGCGGGTGCGCGTCCTGTGCTGGGTGATGACGGGACCTCGCAACCTGGAGACCAAGGCCCGGCACGTGCGGGCCACGTGGACCCGCCACTGCAACGTGGCCCTCTTCATGAGCTCGGAGCGGGACGAGCGCTTcccggccgtggggctgcccgTCCGCGAGGGCCGCGACCAGCTCTACTGGAAGACCATCCGCGCTTTCCAGTACGTGCACCGGCACCACCTGGACCGAGCCGACTGGTTCCTCAAGGCCGACGACGACACCTTCGCGGTGGTGGCCAACCTGCGCTGGCTGCTGGCCGCCTACAGCCCCGAGCGCCCCATCTACTTCGGCAAGCGCTTCCGGCCCTTCGTGCGGCAGGGCTACATGAGCGGCGGCGCGGGCTACGTGCTCAGCAAGGAGGCCCTGCGGCGCTTCGTGGCCGCCTTCGGCGCCGGCGCGTGCACCCACACCAGCGCGGTGGAGGACCTGGCGCTGGGCCAGTGCCTGGAGAAGCTGGGGGTGGAGGCGGGCGACTCGCGCGACACCCAGGGCCGCGAGACCTTCCACCCCTTCCCACCCGAGTCCCACCTCACCCAGAAGTTCTCCAAGAGCTTCTGGTACTGGAACTACTGCTACTATCCCATCATGGAG ggcccccagtgCTGCTCGGACCTGGCCGTGTCCTTCCACTACGTGAGCGGGGAGCAGATGTACGTGCTGGAGTACCTCACCCACCGCCTGCGCCCCTACGGCTACCGGCCCCGCTACCGCCTGCCGCTGCCACCCACCCCGGCCCCTcagccccccgtgtcccccaacGCCACCCTGCCGTAG